A single genomic interval of Zunongwangia sp. HGR-M22 harbors:
- a CDS encoding glycoside hydrolase domain-containing protein — protein sequence MNKNCLLLFIIICTTLACSERNKKRKETSTNQVNVFLGTSGDHGQMSPAASSPFNMMSIGPQTNPHTHTGYEYYAKNFDGFTHTRIEGVGCKGSGGNILIKPILEDNKNTILRKIKEEATPGFYSVAFENGIKAEMSVNHNFGIHEYQFPQKKSSILIDLSYAFENRFVAEEHTINENTISGFIDTKTTCGAGKYRIYYSIEIDNLDTIKGIDDHVLLATRKDTLANMKVKIGFSSVNTKYAQKQIKNNSDSIETIKKKTAKSWEKLLSKVQVEGETERKKLFYSLLYRGLQAPYLISENDGTYRAIDGSMQKSKHPVYNGWAIWDNYREQLPMLSLLYPEKFESIAKSIGNLYKFGKKDWATEHEPSPTVRTEHASVVLLDAYKKGYPIDFESIKKHLIKEADQLDYSSPNKALESAYDNWAISEIFEIIDDTLISKKYKEKASEYKNAWLNDFADLSKPDIDNMQARGLYQGTIWQYRWFVPFDIAGLKKLTGNEDEFLKQLDQFFNDNNYNHANQPDLQVPGLYNATKQPWKSQKLFRELLLDTVVQNYFNNNSKGVDPYVGRIYKLQPKSYLRTMDDDAGTMSSWFVMRSLGLSPANVGDPIYYLTAPIFKSIKIKVDNDNSFTIRVKNYHKDHFYIQSAYLNGVKIERNWLTQDEIRKGGDLILETSSKPNKKWGIKNQWISNLEKPL from the coding sequence ATGAATAAAAACTGCTTGCTATTATTTATAATCATATGCACAACTCTAGCATGTTCAGAGCGTAATAAAAAAAGAAAAGAAACATCAACAAATCAAGTAAATGTTTTTTTAGGAACATCTGGGGATCATGGTCAAATGTCTCCCGCAGCTTCTTCTCCTTTTAATATGATGAGCATTGGACCGCAAACAAATCCTCATACCCACACAGGCTATGAGTATTATGCAAAAAATTTTGATGGTTTCACCCATACAAGGATAGAGGGTGTTGGTTGCAAAGGAAGTGGTGGTAATATTTTAATTAAACCAATATTAGAAGATAATAAAAATACTATACTACGTAAAATAAAAGAGGAAGCTACTCCTGGATTTTACAGCGTTGCTTTTGAGAATGGAATAAAAGCTGAAATGAGTGTTAACCATAATTTCGGTATCCATGAATATCAATTTCCCCAAAAAAAGAGTAGTATTTTAATTGATCTATCTTATGCCTTCGAAAACAGGTTTGTTGCAGAAGAGCATACAATCAACGAAAATACGATTTCAGGATTTATCGATACAAAAACTACATGCGGTGCCGGAAAGTATCGTATTTATTATAGCATTGAAATTGATAATTTAGATACGATTAAGGGAATTGATGACCATGTATTATTAGCCACTCGAAAAGATACACTAGCTAATATGAAAGTTAAAATAGGTTTCTCTTCTGTAAATACGAAATATGCCCAAAAACAAATCAAAAATAATTCTGACTCTATTGAAACCATAAAAAAGAAAACTGCAAAATCTTGGGAAAAATTGCTTTCAAAAGTTCAAGTTGAAGGAGAAACAGAACGTAAAAAACTATTTTATTCTTTATTATACAGAGGGCTTCAAGCGCCTTACCTAATTTCTGAAAACGATGGTACCTATCGGGCTATAGACGGCTCAATGCAAAAATCTAAACATCCGGTTTACAATGGATGGGCAATTTGGGACAATTATCGAGAGCAATTACCAATGTTATCTTTATTATATCCAGAAAAATTTGAATCGATCGCAAAGTCAATAGGTAATTTATATAAATTTGGTAAAAAAGATTGGGCTACTGAACATGAGCCTTCCCCAACCGTAAGAACAGAACATGCAAGCGTAGTACTTTTAGATGCTTACAAAAAAGGGTATCCTATTGATTTTGAATCCATAAAAAAACACCTTATTAAAGAAGCAGATCAACTCGACTATTCTTCACCAAATAAAGCATTGGAAAGCGCTTATGATAATTGGGCAATTTCTGAAATATTTGAGATTATTGACGATACACTAATAAGCAAAAAGTATAAAGAGAAAGCATCGGAGTATAAAAACGCGTGGTTAAATGATTTTGCTGATTTATCTAAACCCGACATAGATAATATGCAAGCTAGGGGATTATACCAGGGAACTATTTGGCAATATCGTTGGTTCGTACCTTTTGACATAGCCGGTTTAAAAAAATTGACTGGAAACGAGGATGAATTTTTAAAACAGCTAGACCAATTTTTCAATGATAATAATTATAATCATGCAAATCAGCCAGATTTACAAGTACCCGGACTTTATAATGCAACTAAACAACCATGGAAATCGCAAAAGCTATTTAGAGAATTACTTTTAGATACTGTAGTTCAAAATTATTTTAATAATAATAGTAAAGGAGTAGATCCTTATGTAGGCAGGATATACAAATTACAGCCAAAAAGTTATCTAAGAACTATGGATGATGATGCTGGTACCATGTCTTCATGGTTTGTAATGAGAAGCTTGGGCCTCTCCCCTGCTAATGTGGGAGATCCAATTTATTACTTAACGGCTCCAATATTTAAATCTATTAAGATTAAGGTTGATAATGATAATTCATTTACAATAAGGGTAAAAAATTATCATAAGGATCATTTCTATATTCAATCAGCTTATCTAAATGGCGTAAAAATTGAAAGAAATTGGCTAACTCAAGATGAAATTAGAAAAGGTGGGGATTTAATTTTAGAGACTTCTTCTAAACCAAATAAAAAATGGGGAATAAAAAATCAATGGATTTCGAATTTAGAAAAACCGCTATAA
- a CDS encoding cold-shock protein: MGDSFSKKQNAKKKLLKKKLKAQRREERKTENDKGKSFEDMIAYVDENGNLTDTPPNESKRQEINAEDINLDHDREERVETRKTGVVISYFDSKGFGFIKEDESGENIFVHSNDVLKPLSERVKVSFKKEMSPKGFKATSVDVLD; encoded by the coding sequence ATGGGAGACTCCTTTTCTAAAAAACAAAATGCCAAAAAGAAATTATTAAAGAAGAAGCTGAAAGCTCAGCGAAGAGAAGAACGCAAAACAGAAAATGACAAGGGTAAAAGCTTTGAAGATATGATTGCGTATGTTGATGAGAATGGAAATTTGACTGATACCCCGCCAAACGAAAGTAAAAGGCAGGAAATTAATGCGGAAGATATTAATCTGGATCACGATCGAGAAGAACGGGTAGAAACTCGTAAAACAGGTGTGGTAATTTCTTATTTTGATAGTAAAGGCTTTGGTTTTATTAAAGAGGACGAATCTGGAGAGAATATATTTGTTCACAGTAATGATGTGCTTAAGCCGTTATCTGAACGCGTAAAAGTGAGCTTTAAAAAGGAAATGTCTCCTAAAGGTTTTAAAGCAACCTCTGTGGATGTTTTAGACTAA